From a region of the Syngnathus scovelli strain Florida chromosome 19, RoL_Ssco_1.2, whole genome shotgun sequence genome:
- the tpm3 gene encoding tropomyosin alpha-3 chain has translation MEAIKKKMLMLKLDKENALDQAEQAEADKKAAEDRSKQHEDELLQMQKKLKGTEDELDKYSEALKDAQEKLEVADKKAADAEAEVASLNRRIQLVEEELDRAQERLATALQKLEEAEKAADESERGMKVIENRALKDEEKMELQEIQLKEAKHIAEDSDRKYEEVARKLVIVEGELERTEERAELAEAKCAELEEELKNVTNNLKSLEAQAEKYSQKEDKYEEEIKILTDKLKEAETRAEFAERSVAKLEKTIDDLEDELYAQKLKYKAISEELDHALNDMTSI, from the exons ATGGAGGCCATCAAGAAGAAGATGCTGATGCTCAAGCTGGACAAGGAGAACGCTTTGGACCAGGCCGAGCAAGCGGAAGCCGACAAGAAAGCGGCGGAGGACAGAAGCAAACAG CATGAGGACGAGCTCCTGCAGATGCAGAAGAAGCTGAAGGGGACGGAGGACGAGCTGGACAAATACTCTGAGGCGCTCAAGGATGCTCAAGAGAAGCTGGAGGTGGCCGACAAGAAGGCTGCCGAC GCCGAGGCAGAGGTGGCCTCCCTGAACAGGCGCATCCAGCTTGTGGAGGAAGAGTTGGACCGAGCTCAGGAGAGGCTGGCCACcgctctgcagaagctggaggaGGCCGAAAAGGCGGCTGATGAGAGCGAAAG AGGCATGAAGGTGATTGAGAACAGGGCCTTGAAGGATGAGGAGAAGATGGAGCTGCAGGAGATCCAGTTGAAGGAAGCCAAGCACATCGCAGAGGACTCGGACCGCAAGTACGAGGAG GTGGCTCGTAAGCTGGTCATCGTGGAAGGCGAGCTGGAGCGTACGGAGGAAAGAGCCGAGCTGGCCGAGGC TAAATGTGCCGAGCTGGAGGAAGAACTGAAGAACGTCACCAACAACCTGAAGTCTCTGGAGGCTCAGGCGGAGAAG TACTCCCAGAAGGAGGACAAATACGAGGAGGAGATCAAGATCCTGACGGATAAACTGAAAGAG GCTGAGACCAGAGCGGAGTTTGCTGAGAGGTCTGTGGCCAAGCTGGAGAAGACTATTGATGATCTGGAAG ATGAGCTGTACGCGCAGAAACTCAAGTACAAAGCCATCAGCGAGGAACTGGACCACGCGCTCAATGACATGACCTCCAT ctAA